In Aspergillus nidulans FGSC A4 chromosome II, a single window of DNA contains:
- the exg1 gene encoding glucan 1,3-beta-glucosidase exgC (transcript_id=CADANIAT00004629) has translation MGITGCGDARLRAFSQSSIRDQAATCKNAGVRKSSLAETLSTSRLGSYYRQLPQTATRATTAISRLWRRGHRQTAYSFILRLRIILLPLLKFSLTRSSLQPRANPSAEKVRGVNLGGWLVLEPWITPSLFDEAGDEAVDEYTLTEVLGVEEAAARLSEHWNTFITEEDFALIAEAGLNYVRIPIGYWAAAPLDGEPYVSGQLEHLDNAVAWARAHNLKVIVDLHGAPGSQNGFDNSGRRGPIGWQQGDTVEQTILAFETLAQRYLADDDTVTMIEALNEPHVPGGINQDQLKDYYEETLARVRKNSPEATLLLHDGFVQTEGWNGFMTGENVMMDTHHYEVFEGGQNAWSIEKHIDAACQLGRQHLQAADKPVIVGEWTGALSDCTRYLNGKGIGIRYDGTLGSNTAVGACGSKSEGSVAGLSADEIANTRRFIEAQLDAFELRNGWVFWTWKTEGAPGWDMQDLLANGVFPQPLTDREFPNQCNF, from the exons ATGGG CATCACCGGATGCGGTGATGCTAGGCTCAGAGCTTTCAGTCAGTCATCTATTCGTGATCAAGCAGCTACTTGCAAAAATGCTGGAGTTCGCAAGTCTTCGCTTGCAGAAACTCTGTCCACATCCAGACTGGGCAGCTACTACAGACAGCTACCACAGACAGCTACCAGAGCAACTACCGCAATTTCTCGTCTCTGGCGACGGGGGCACCGTCAAACTGCTTATTCTTTCATTCTCCGCCTTCG TATTATCCTCTTGCCTTTGTTGAAGTTCTCGCTCACTCGTAGTAGTTTACAGCCTCGTGCGAATCCCAGTGCAGAGAAAGTCCGCGGGGTCAACCTCGGTGGCTGGCTTGTTCTTGAGCCTTGGATTACCCCATCATTGTTCGATGAAGCTGGCGACGAAGCCGTCGATGAGTATACGTTGACCGAGGTTTTGGGCGTTGAGGAAGCTGCGGCTAGGCTTTCAGAGCATTGGAACACTTTTATCACAGAGGAAGACTTCGCGCTTATTGCTGAGGCAGGTTTGAATTATGTTAGAATCCCCATCGGTTATTGGGCAGCCGCACCGCTTGATGGCGAACCGTATGTCTCCGGCCAACTCGAGCACCTTGATAATGCCGTTGCCTGGGCGAGAGCTCATAATCTCAAAGTCATTGTGGATCTTCATGGCG CACCGGGATCGCAGAACGGATTCGACAACAGTGGACGCAGAGGACCTATTGGGTGGCAACAAGGAGACACCGTTGAGCAGACAATTCTTGCTTTTGAGACCTTGGCCCAAAGGTATTTAGCGGACGACGATACCGTAACGATGATTGAGGCCCTAAATGAGCCCCATGTTCCTGGCGGCATCAACCAGGACCAGCTCAAGGATTACTACGAAGAGACCCTGGCAAGGGTGCGGAAGAACAGTCCCGAAGCGACCCTGCTCCTGCACGATGGGTTCGTGCAAACGGAAGGCTGGAATGGTTTTATGACTGGAGAGAATGTTATGATGGACACCCACCACTACGAAGTTTTCGAAGGCGGCCAGAATGCGTGGAGCATTGAAAAGCATATTGATGCCGCTTGCCAACTCGGACGTCAGCATCTACAGGCTGCCGACAAGCCTGTTATAGTGGGCGAGTGGACAGGAGCCCTGTCAGATTGTACTAGATATCTAAACGGAAAGGGAATTGGAATCCGCTACGACGGTACGTTGGGTTCGAACACAGCAGTCGGCGCTTGCGGAAGTAAGAGTGAGGGTAGCGTGGCTGGCCTGAGCGCAGATGAGATCGCGAACACACGTCGCTTTATCGAGGCTCAGCTGGACGCATTCGAGCTGAGAAATGGCTGGGTGTTCTGGACCTGGAAAACCGAAGGAGCACCCGGTTGGGATATGCAAGATTTGCTTGCAAACGGCGTCTTCCCTCAACCCTTGACTGACAGAGAGTTTCCAAACCAGTGCAACTTCTAA
- a CDS encoding protoglobin family protein (transcript_id=CADANIAT00004630): protein MENQPARMSGNTDKLAYFKLDGREVKKISRKALYTRLEARINYLKDFLDFNSSDMEALASGAKYIKTLIPAVVNLVYRKLLEYDITARSFHTKDTASEAPIEDFYNEDSPPIMRRKMFLRWYLTKIVTDPMQMDFWRYLNKVGLMHTAQERIHPLNIEYIHMGACLGYIQDLFTEALLSHPTLSIARKTAMIRAISKIIWIQNDLIARWRMRDGEEFADEMSEYIIDDKEGYLGDKKILGDSSSSSRSSSRSMEDDRVSIAPSVASACPFADLAQPITQTKIWAGK from the exons ATGGAAAACCAGCCAGCCCGGATGTCGGGCAACACCGACAAATTGGCCTACTTCAAGCTCGATGGCCGcgaggtcaagaagatcagCCGCAAGGCTTTGTATACCCGTCTCGAGGCCCGAATCAATTATCTCAAGGACTTCCTTGACTTCAATTCGA GCGATATGGAAGCCCTCGCATCCGGTGCCAAATACATAAAGACACTCATCCCCGCCGTCGTGAATCTCGTCTACCGCAAGCTTCTCGAGTACGACATAACCGCGCGCTCATTTCACACCAAAGACACGGCATCGGAGGCACCAATTGAAGATTTCTACAACGAAGACAGCCCGCCAATcatgcggaggaagatgttcCTGCGGTGGTACCTGACGAAGATCGTCACTGATCCGATGCAGATGGATTTCTGGAGGTATTTGAATAAAGTCGG TTTAATGCACACAGCCCAGGAGCGCATACACCCGTTGAACATCGAATATATCCATATGGGCGCTTGTCTCGGATACATCCAGGATCTGTTCACCGAGGCTCTCCTGTCCCATCCGACGCTGTCAATCGCGCGCAAGACAGCCATGATCAGAGCGATTAGCAAGATCATCTGGATTCAAAACGACCTCATTGCGCGCTGGCGAATGCGTGATGGCGAGGAGTTCGCTGATGAGATGTCTGAGTATATTATCGACGATAAGGAAGGGTACCTGGGTGACAAGAAGATCCTTGGCgacagtagcagcagcagccgctcttcttcgcgCTCGATGGAGGATGACCGCGTTAGCATTGCGCCTTCGGTTGCCTCCGCGTGTCCTTTTGCTGATTTGGCGCAACCGATAACGCAAACCAAGATCTGGGCTGGGAAATAG
- a CDS encoding aldehyde dehydrogenase (transcript_id=CADANIAT00004631), with amino-acid sequence MASNHTNGDKAMLPLIINNESVITDNVVEVHNPATGELLHRCAGASVDDANRAVAAAKAAFPIWSKTHPYERRAILSKAADIMFSRKEEFIKTQMEETGAGRMFVEVTFMASVSFLRDFAGMIPSVEGRAPIVAEEGQSALVIKQPYGVVLGIAPWNAPFILGTRSVALPLAAGNTTILKGSELSPKCFWLIGDVLREAGLPAGCLNVIYHKTSDAPAVTNALIAHPDVRKISFTGSTLVGSIIASTAGKYIKPVLLELGGKASAIVLDDADLEKAAMGCTLGAFLNSGQICMSTERIVVQRPVAEKFQKLLVETSEKIFGKNAPAPVLVATAAVKKNQGLVADAIDKGASVVFGDPKESEPCANALRPVIVGGVTKEMDLYATESFGPTVSLIVVDSEEEAIKVANDTEYGLTSAVFTSNLFRGLRVAKQIESGAVHINSMTVHDEPTLPHGGWKSSGFGRFGGTAGYDEWLQTKTITWVE; translated from the exons ATGGCCTCAAATCACACCAACGGAGATAAAGCAATGCTTCCTCTCATAATCAACAATGAGTCAGTCATCACGGACAATGTAGTGGAGGTCCATAACCCGGCAACAGGCGAACTCCTCCACCGTTGCGCTGGCGCATCCGTTGACGATGCAAACCGTGCCGTGGCGGCTGCGAAAGCTGCCTTTCCTATCTGGAGCAAGACGCATCCGTACGAGCGCAGGGCGATACTGAGCAAGGCTGCCGATATCATGTTTTCTCGGAAGGAGGAGTTCATCAAAACCCAAATGGAGGAAACAGGAGCCGGGAGGATGTTTGTGGAGGTGACATTCATGGCAAGCGTTTCGTTCTTGAGGGACTTCGCAGGGATGATTCCCAGCGTTGAAGGAAGAGCGCCTAttgttgctgaagaaggacaaagCGCGTTGGTGATAAAGCAGCCATATGGTGTTGTTCTAGGGATCGCGCCCTG GAACGCTCCTTTTATCCTCGGAACTCGTTCAGTCGCTCTCCCTTTGGCCGCTGGAAACACAACGATCCTCAAAGGCTCCGAGTTGTCTCCGAAATGTTTCTGGTTGATCGGGGATGTTCTCCGGGAAGCTGGACTTCCCGCAGGCTGCTTGAACGTGATCTATCACAAGACCTCAGATGCGCCCGCGGTCACCAATGCGCTTATTGCCCACCCAGACGTGCGCAAGATTAGCTTCACGGGTAGCACTCTTGTTGGTTCGATCATTGCCTCCACCGCTGGAAAGTATATCAAGCCGGTTCTGCTTGAGCTGGGTGGTAAAGCCTCCGCGATTGTTCTAGATGATGCCGACCTGGAGAAGGCTGCGATGGGCTGTACACTGGGGGCTTTTCTGAAC TCTGGCCAAATCTGCATGTCGACGGAGCGCATAGTAGTCCAACGCCCTGTCGCGGAGAAATTCCAGAAGTTACTCGTTGAAACATCCGAGAAGATTTTCGGCAAGAACGCGCCTGCACCTGTCCTTGTGGCGACCGCTGCGGTCAAGAAAAACCAAGGTCTGGTAGCTGATGCGATCGATAAGGGTGCCTCTGTCGTTTTTGGCGACCCTAAAGAAAGCGAGCCATGCGCAAACGCTCTGCGCCCCGTTATCGTTGGAGGCGTCACCAAGGAGATGGACCTCTATGCCACAGAGTCTTTCGGACCGACAGTGTCCCTGATCGTTGTCGacagtgaggaggaagccatTAAGGTGGCCAACGACACAGAATATGGCCTCACATCGGCAGTGTTTACGAGCAATCTGTTTAGGGGTCTAAGGGTGGCCAAGCAGATTGAGTCTGG TGCTGTTCACATCAACTCAATGACGGTCCACGATGAGCCGACTCTGCCTCACGGTGGATGGAAGAGCAGTGGATTCGGCCGCTTCGGTGGCACCGCTGGCTATGACGAGTGGCTTCAAACAAAGACCATTACCTGGGTGGAGTAA
- a CDS encoding GPI anchored serine-threonine rich protein (transcript_id=CADANIAT00004632): protein MRFFSTGLISALVAMATAYTTPDYSVGPSGNAILAPGLQEQVPAGKPYTITWDPTTEGSVSLVLLRGPSTNVQPLYAIAENIGNSGHYEWTPSTELEPDVTHYGLLLVVESGPNKGAYQWSTQFGISNPNYGQGESSSSAPTSTAPEPTQVPSSTITETTVVTTTTCPEDQPTGGATTSVPVIPPGSSTLVPTPSAPAWTPTFTPAPPQFTGAAGRNVVSFGAVAAGVAAVLAF from the coding sequence ATGcgtttcttctccaccgGTCTGATCTCCGCCCTCGTGGCCATGGCTACTGCCTACACCACCCCCGACTACTCTGTCGGCCCAAGCGGCAACGCCATCCTGGCTCCTGGTCTCCAGGAGCAGGTCCCTGCTGGCAAGCCCTACACCATCACCTGGGATCCCACCACCGAGGGCTCCGTCTCTCTGGTTCTCCTCCGTGGCCCCAGCACCAACGTCCAGCCTCTGTATGCCATTGCCGAGAACATTGGCAACAGCGGTCACTATGAGTGGACTCCCAGCACCGAGCTCGAGCCCGATGTCACCCACTACGGTCTTCTCCTCGTTGTCGAGTCCGGCCCTAACAAGGGTGCCTACCAGTGGTCCACCCAGTTCGGTATCAGCAACCCCAACTACGGCCAGGGCGagtccagctcctccgctCCTACCAGCACTGCTCCTGAGCCCACCCAGgttccttcctccaccatcaccgaGACCACCGTcgtcaccaccaccacctgTCCTGAGGACCAGCCCACTGGCGGTGCTACCACCTCTGTTCCTGTCATCCCCCCCGGCTCCAGCACCCTCGTCCCGACCCCCTCTGCTCCCGCCTGGACCCCTACTTTcactcctgctcctcctcagTTCACCGGTGCTGCTGGCCGCAACGTCGTCAGCTtcggtgctgttgctgccggTGTCGCCGCTGTTCTTGCTTTCTAG
- a CDS encoding TatD family hydrolase (transcript_id=CADANIAT00004633): MNQSESQYEPDFPWGIGVFDAHCHPTDTMASIADIPRMKATTLTIMSTRADDQDLVFQVATQLAKESGDGNEDARRVLPCFGWHPWFSHLIMDDITPSKDDQKEIDENTKKSHYSRILKPSPDEAFTSSLPTPIPLSQLLSETRSRLQAFPAALVGEIGLDRAFRLPQPWTQEEHDARDGAMTPGSREGRRLSPYQVRPEHQKAVLEAQLRLAGALQRPVSVHSVQAHGAVIEVFKGLWKGHERKVASRRERKRRHSHAEAHAGSDDEDARGAQTSHSAGTREREALPFPPRICMHSYSGPAETLKQFLHPSNPSDVYFSFSSVINFSHHSDKSVAVIKALPDDRVLIESDLHIAGQQMDDRLEEVTRQICEIRGWDLRQGVQQLADNWRRFVYGDALPDSSNS; encoded by the coding sequence ATGAACCAGTCTGAATCTCAATATGAGCCCGACTTTCCTTGGGGAATTGGTGTCTTCGACGCTCATTGCCACCCTACTGACACCATGGCGAGCATCGCCGATATACCCCGCATGAAAGCAACGACACTTACAATCATGTCCACACGAGCTGACGACCAAGACCTGGTCTTTCAAGTCGCAACTCAGCTTGCCAAAGAATCAGGCGATGGGAATGAGGACGCACGGCGCGTTCTTCCCTGTTTTGGCTGGCACCCGTGGTTTTCGCACCTGATCATGGACGACATAACACCGTCCAAAGATGATCAAAAGGAAATTGACGAGAACACCAAAAAGTCACACTATAGCCGAATTCTAAAACCATCCCCAGATGAGGCTTTCacatcttctcttccaacccCCATACCCCTCTCGCAGCTCCTATCAGAAACGCGGTCAAGACTACAGGCCTTCCCTGCTGCCCTCGTCGGCGAAATTGGTTTGGATCGAGCCTTTCGACTACCCCAGCCCTGGACGCAAGAGGAGCACGACGCCCGAGATGGCGCGATGACGCCTGGGTCGCGCGAGGGCCGCCGGCTTTCTCCCTACCAGGTCAGGCCGGAGCACCAGAAAGCTGTTCTGGAAGCTCAGTTGCGTCTGGCCGGAGCATTGCAGCGGCCGGTGTCTGTGCATAGTGTGCAGGCACATGGGGCCGTGATTGAGGTCTTCAAGGGCCTTTGGAAAGGGCATGAGCGGAAGGTCGCTTCACGGCGCGAGCGGAAACGCCGACATAGTCATGCCGAGGCGCATGCGGgaagcgatgatgaagatgcgcGAGGCGCGCAGACCTCACATAGTGCAGGCACAAGGGAACGCGAAGCCCTCCCCTTCCCGCCACGGATATGCATGCACTCCTATTCGGGTCCTGCAGAAACCCTAAAGCAATTCCTGCACCCGTCGAACCCATCAGACGTCTATTTCTCTTTTTCAAGCGTTATCAATTTCTCCCATCACTCTGACAAGTCTGTTGCGGTGATCAAGGCTTTACCCGACGACAGGGTGTTAATTGAAAGTGATCTGCATATTGCCGGGCAACAGATGGACGATCGGCTCGAGGAGGTCACTCGGCAGATTTGTGAAATCCGCGGGTGGGATCTGCGGCAAGGGGtgcagcagctggcggaTAATTGGAGACGCTTTGTGTATGGTGACGCGCTGCCAGATTCATCAAATAGCTGA
- a CDS encoding uncharacterized protein (transcript_id=CADANIAT00004634) — protein sequence MSTTTTLLTLPFLILISIPLVITAFITVFFSVAALSIQLAIISIELCYALVTNLFTIPPSPNWSLLSFSVSGPNTPVRRRSSDYSILRTPLASLRDQDQSQSWSGRPTLGPRMGSSNPLIDSQDALPTMNLNHENKQRNSSTNTTHHKSSSGFFGLINGDEDRDFEGLGGWRCPPSYTKSPGYRSGHTTPSSTKSNSISDEVDDIAWLSMNSRLELPSQHIPLMLRHSNHSNSASMHTLAQATHGSSSGGDASISPDPQPHLPWRTRSSKNSIGMPSTVSAVTDSKWSKNKGQKRHHRRSATTSALALSGSVPRLGMLSASQVYLRQAQNQNQSQGLDSCRGRTQTQMATQSRSDTSRSKSHTSLSEHWRQNQTTGFASMSSSWARGPSPLSASGGTGAQTTSNTTPNEERKPARIANAAQECRGTRKAPFTKSTV from the exons ATGTCCACCACCACAACGCTGCTGACCCTCCCATTCCTCATCCTAATCTCTATCCCCCTCGTCATAACTGCCTTCAtcactgtcttcttctctgtgGCAGCGCTCTCTATCCAACTCGCTATCATCTCAATCGAGCTATGCTACGCCCTTGTGACAAACCTCTTCACCATTCCCCCTTCCCCAAACTGGTCTCTCCTCAGCTTCAGCGTCTCGGGGCCCAACACCCCGGTTAGACGCCGCTCGTCAGACTATAGTATCCTACGCACCCCGCTCGCGTCCCTTCGGGACCAGGATCAAAGTCAGAGCTGGAGTGGCCGTCCTACTCTTGGTCCGCGCATGGGCTCCTCAAACCCGCTTATAGATAGCCAAGATGCCCTTCCTACCATGAATTTGAACCATGAGAACAAACAAAGAAACAGTAGTACCAATACCACACACCATAAAAGCTCCTCCGGCTTTTTCGGCCTCATAAACGGCGACGAAGACCGCGACTTCGAAGGCCTAGGAGGCTGGCGTTGTCCACCCTCGTACACGAAATCCCCGGGCTACCGCTCCGGCCACACGACACCGTCCTCGACCAAGTCAAACAGCATCAGTGATGAAGTTGACGATATCGCCTGGCTGTCCATGAACAGCCGCCTCGAACTCCCCTCACAACATATCCCTCTGATGCTCCGTCATAGCAACCACAGCAACAGCGCAAGTATGCATACTCTTGCGCAGGCTACGCACGGCAGTAGCAGTGGCGGCGATGCCTCGATCTCCCCAGATCCACAGCCGCACCTCCCCTGGCGGACTCgcagcagcaagaatagtaTCGGGATGCCGTCTACAGTCTCAGCAGTGACAGACTCTAAATGGAGCAAGAATAAGGGTCAGAAGCGGCATCATCGCAGGTCAGCAACGACTTCCGCACTTGCACTGTCGGGATCTGTGCCTCGACTTGGGATGCTTTCAGCCTCGCAGGTCTACCTCCGTCAAGCTCAGAATCAAAATCAAAGTCAGGGTTTGGATTCTTGCCGAGGACGGACCCAAACACAGATGGCTACACAGTCCAGAAGTGACACTTCGCGTTCAAAGTCTCATACCTCGCTCTCTGAGCACTGGAGACAGAATCAGACTACCGGGTTTGCCTCAATGTCTAGTTCTTGGGCTAGAGGACCCAGT CCGCTGAGTGCGAGCGGTGGCACTGGGGCTCAGACGACCAGCAATACGACCCCAAATGAAGAGCGCAAGCCGGCTAGGATTGCTAATGCTGCACAAGAATGTAGAGGTACTAGGAAAGCCCCGTTCACCAAGTCCACGGTTTAG
- a CDS encoding putative alpha/beta hydrolase (transcript_id=CADANIAT00004635) — translation MAWFPLGYKEGFSQWWSSIPAAAAEHKVLSYLPYLQHQPPTQLQTGKTTNGSSGETASLQSADQSQLGEVAATSTGDPYGPRRWLSSMVQLSGKNRALNEFSVERVGEEADQHLVMLHGYGAGLGFFYKNFEPLSRLPGWQLHALDLLGMGRSTRPPFRIKAKEREAAIREAEDWFVDALEEWRVKRKIERFTLLGHSLGGYIAVNYALKYPGRLNKLILASPVGIPEDPYAMSSDLPEKQDQPSIAAEAATVPLGDAPKGDNNILLKGPPADASRDRPPRRTVPKWFAYLWEANISPFTLVRWAGPLGPRLVSGWTSRRFSHLPADEAKALHDYSYSIFSQRGSGEYALAYILAPGAFARSPLIRRIQDVGRQMIPASVPSSPSSSSSTTTSTEVAKPRRETGIPIVFMYGDHDWMDYRGGQAAAAKIREEKRRILENATPEERAADSGSAKVVMIKNSGHHVYLDGWEQFNDTVLAEMEDVAKRERARR, via the exons ATGGCTTGGTTTCCTCTAGGTTATAAGGAAGGGTTCAGTCAGTGG TGGTCTTCTATACCGGCTGCCGCGGCTGAACATAAGGTCCTTTCCTACTTACCGTACCTCCAACATCAACCGCCCACTCAGTTGCAAACCGGGAAGACGACCAATGGCTCGAGCGGTGAAACCGCAAGTTTACAATCTGCGGATCAGAGCCAACTCGGCGAGGTGGCGGCTACTTCTACCGGTGACCCGTACGGCCCTCGGCGATGGCTTTCCAGCATGGTGCAGCTCAGTGGCAAGAACCGGGCTCTCAATGAATTCTCCGTCGAGAGAGTAGGGGAGGAGGCAGATCAGCACCTGGTTATGCTACATGGATATGGAGCAGGCTTGGGATTCTTTTACAAGAATTTCGAGCCTTTGAGCCGTCTCCCCGGATGGCAACTCCACGCACTGGATCTTCTCGGCATGGGCCGCAGCACCCGCCCACCCTTTCGCATCAAAGCTAAAGAGCGCGAGGCTGCAATTCGAGAGGCTGAAGATTGGTTTGTGGATGCACTGGAAGAATGGCGCGTCAAACGTAAGATTGAACGCTTCACTCTGCTGGGACACAGTCTAGGCGGCTACATAGCCGTGAACTACGCCCTCAAATACCCGGGACGACTGAATAAGCTCATTTTAGCTTCACCTGTTGGTATACCAGAGGATCCATACGCTATGTCTTCGGATCTTCCCGAGAAACAAGACCAACCCAGCATCGCCGCCGAGGCCGCAACGGTGCCACTCGGAGATGCGCCCAAGGGCGACAACAACATTCTTCTAAAGGGCCCTCCGGCAGATGCCTCGAGAGACCGGCCTCCCCGTCGCACAGTCCCGAAATGGTTTGCATACTTGTGGGAGGCCAACATTTCACCTTTCACCCTCGTCCGATGGGCTGGACCACTTGGTCCCCGCCTCGTCTCGGGCTGGACATCCCGCCGATTCTCGCACCTCCCTGCCGATGAAGCCAAAGCCCTCCACGACTACTCATACTCAATTTTTAGCCAGCGTGGTAGCGGCGAGTACGCTCTCGCGTATATCCTTGCACCAGGCGCGTTCGCACGCAGTCCCCTCATCCGCCGAATTCAGGACGTCGGCCGACAGATGATTCCCGCCTCCGtaccttcttctccatcctcctcttcctccacgACAACTTCCACGGAGGTGGCCAAGCCGCGTCGCGAGACCGGTATCCCTATCGTCTTCATGTACGGCGATCACGACTGGATGGACTACCGCGGCGGCCAggccgccgcagccaaaaTCCGGGAGGAGAAGCGCCGTATCCTGGAAAATGCTACGCCCGAAGAACGCGCAGCAGATAGTGGCTCAGCCAAGGTCGTCATGATAAAAAATTCAGGGCATCATGTCTATCTCGATGGATGGGAGCAGTTTAATGACACTGTTCTTgcggagatggaagatgtcgcgaagagagagagggcaAGGCGGTGA
- a CDS encoding Spo7-like protein (transcript_id=CADANIAT00004636): protein MAAPSLDQLVKGSPAPSNRLRSLSAPSAEPLKSSSSSYPSTASVSSTPSSTTANDPLSALPSSPPQIYLNLLILESSLRAQYLALRERRRQNTFFLLLLAAWITYFGYALFLRPREDGRGVGGSVYWMVEMWERVALLGGVVTALLVWGTGQWERGIRWPRRWLAVANRGLRTMNTKIVVIRGPWWQELLSYLSFLFPFSTPFFTSAVGDFHYLDRPVSEKRGGRSLQNYYNIDPESGLVEEDLSPGGDHIRLLLLPKLFSPEFRGNWDDYRTDFWDKENERRAQLREKLRQRERQIARQEGSWFWWIGLGRNASRRRRLAAATLHRSIENDKGHRHAHHSHPSISKLAHESKSPLRRSTRSDSHSRTPSRSTTPIDTDDRPPSRSSGSGRPRRGSLTPSTPGSSIEQSPRRKRTGSKTLNRGLSPLTQAQIREGVYPPSIASDDSASTLGLAVNKEKKEDDI from the coding sequence ATGGCTGCACCGAGCTTGGATCAGCTAGTCAAGGGCTCTCCAGCCCCCAGCAATCGTCTACGTTCGTTGTCAGCCCCGTCTGCAGAGCCATTGAAGTCTAGCTCCTCTTCGTACCCATCAACAGCATCGGTTTCATCGACACCTTCGTCTACAACCGCCAACGATCCTCTTTCAGCACTGCCTTCTTCCCCCCCGCAAATCTATTTGAACCTGCTCATTCTCGAGAGCTCACTCAGAGCTCAGTATCTGGCGTTACGGGAACGCCGGCGACAGAACACattcttcctgctcttgctcGCAGCATGGATTACATACTTTGGCTACGCGCTGTTCCTGCGTCCGCGTGAGGACGGACGTGGAGTTGGAGGATCGGTATACTGGATGGTCGAGATGTGGGAACGGGTCGCGCTCCTTGGAGGTGTGGTAACAGCACTCCTGGTTTGGGGCACTGGACAATGGGAACGTGGAATCCGGTGGCCTCGGCGCTGGCTTGCCGTCGCAAATCGTGGTCTACGGACCATGAACACCAAGATAGTGGTGATTCGAGGCCCTTGGTGGCAGGAATTGCTTTCGTATCTCTCGTTTCTCTTCCCGTTCTCCacgcccttcttcacctctgcAGTAGGTGATTTCCACTACCTCGACCGGCCGGTATCCGAAAAGCGCGGTGGCCGCTCTCTCCAAAATTACTACAATATTGACCCGGAGTCCGGGcttgtggaagaagatctCAGTCCGGGAGGAGACCATATCCGACTTCTGTTGCTGCCGAAGCTATTCTCCCCCGAATTCCGAGGTAACTGGGATGACTATCGCACCGACTTTTGGGATAAAGAAAATGAACGACGTGCTCAGTTGCGCGAGAAATTGCGACAAAGAGAGCGCCAGATAGCCCGGCAGGAGGGATCATGGTTTTGGTGGATTGGACTTGGCAGGAATGCGTCGCGACGTCGTCGGCTCGCCGCCGCCACACTACATAGGTCCATTGAAAACGATAAAGGCCACCGTCATGCCCATCATTCGCACCCGAGCATTTCCAAGTTAGCCCATGAATCGAAATCACCCCTTCGACGCTCGACGCGTTCCGACTCACATTCTCGTACACCCTCACGCAGCACCACCCCAATAGACACGGATGACCGGCCGCCGTCCAGatcatctggctctggccgtcCCCGACGAGGTAGCCTCACACCATCTACGCCGGGCTCGAGCATCGAACAGTCCCCACGTCGAAAAAGGACCGGATCGAAGACACTGAACCGTGGCTTGTCTCCTTTGACGCAAGCACAGATTCGGGAGGGCGTATACCCGCCGTCTATTGCGTCAGACGACTCAGCCTCAACGCTGGGACTGGCTGTaaacaaggagaagaaagaagacgaTATCTGA